A single window of Canis lupus familiaris isolate Mischka breed German Shepherd chromosome 7, alternate assembly UU_Cfam_GSD_1.0, whole genome shotgun sequence DNA harbors:
- the LOC100685772 gene encoding alpha- and gamma-adaptin-binding protein p34-like encodes MAAPCVLVTSCSSTFSGHQLVQDNLRAEDLIVEVTADDAMRFYPWTIDSKYYSAGTNLCVVPNKFLITAEVMESVQAFVVYFDSTQKSGLDSVSSWLLLAEAWLPVVMILVCDRVCGNGVNRQKAQEWCIKHGFELVALSPDELPEEEDDLPESTGIKRIVQALNAYVWSNVAMKNDRNQGFSPLSSLAGANHSTGSAETYHSEQPHLPAPARTEPLLEHRGGASNTTDAQADSIVDPMLDLDIQELARLTTGGGDLENFERLFTKLKEMKDKGAMLPHEQRKLHAGKVAEAFWVAVGGDRDEIEGLSSDEH; translated from the coding sequence ATGGCTGCCCCCTGTGTGCTTGTCACCAGCTGCTCCTCCACCTTCTCTGGACACCAGCTGGTCCAGGATAACCTCAGAGCAGAGGATCTTATTGTGGAAGTGACTGCCGATGATGCCATGAGGTTTTATCCCTGGACCATTGATAGTAAATACTATTCAGCAGGTACCAATCTATGTGTGGTGCCAAACAAATTTCTAATCACTGCAGAAGTCATGGAGTCTGTCCAAGCATTTGTGGTTTACTTTGACAGCACACAAAAATCTGGTCTTGATAGTGTTTCTTCATGGCTTCTGCTGGCAGAAGCATGGTTACCTGTAGTCATGATCTTGGTCTGTGACAGAGTGTGTGGAAATGGTGTAAACCGGCAAAAAGCTCAAGAATGGTGTATCAAACATGGCTTTGAATTGGTAGCACTCAGTCCAGACGAGTTGCCTGAGGAGGAGGATGACCTCCCAGAATCTACAGGCATAAAGAGAATCGTTCAAGCCTTGAATGCATACGTGTGGTCCAATGTAGCGATGAAGAATGACAGGAACCAAGGCTTTAGCCCTCTTAGCTCATTGGCTGGAGCAAACCATAGCACTGGGTCAGCAGAGACGTATCATTCAGAGCAGCCCCATTTGCCAGCACCTGCTAGGACTGAACCCCTCTTGGAGCATCGGGGTGGTGCATCTAACACAACAGACGCTCAGGCTGATAGCATCGTGGATCCCATGTTAGATCTGGATATTCAAGAATTAGCCAGGCTTACTACTGGTGGAGGAGATTTGGAGAATTTTGAAAGACTCTTCACAAagttaaaggaaatgaaagacaagGGTGCGATGCTCCCTCATGAGCAAAGAAAGCTGCATGCAGGAAAGGTGGCCGAAGCCTTCTGGGTGGCAGTTGGGGGAGACAGAGATGAAATTGAAGGTCTTTCATCTGATGAACACTAA